Genomic segment of Blastocatellia bacterium:
GCGGGCGCTCGCCGAAGCCCCGGATATTGATGCCGTGCTTCGCAACGATGTTGGAGTGGCCTGGAGCGAAGGGGAGGGGAGAAAGCTCATCGAGTTGATCATGGCTCCCGCGCTCAATGTGCGAGGACTTCGCGCCGGCCACGTCGGTCCGATGGCGCAGAACGCCATTCCCACCGAAGCGACGGCTTCGATTGACTTCCGGCTCGTCCCCAATCAAACGCCGGAGGGCGTGCGCCGTCGCGTCGAGGATCATATTCGTCGTCAGGGATTCCACATCGTCTCGGAGACGCCCGATCTCTCGCTGCGACGGCGCCATCCTCGCCTCGTCAAGCTGGAGTGGGGACCGGGTTATCCTCCCGCCCGCACCTCCATGGATGCGCCCGTCTCTCAAGCCGTCATTCGACTCCTGACCGACGCTCTGGGGACACCCATCGTCGCGCTTCCCACTTTGGGCGGGAGCGTGCCCATGTACCTTTTTCTCGATGTCCTCAAAACGCCGGTCATCGGCGTGCCCATCGTCAATCACGATAACAATCAACATGGGGCCAACGAAAATCTCCGCCTGCAGAACCTGTGGGATGGAATCGAGATGTTCGCCGTCCTGCTGGCTGGTCTCGGTCATGCGTTTTAGTTCCAAACACGGGCAACGGCGTGCGAGCAGAGGGTCGGTCTCGGTGCGCGACAACGTGAGCGTGAGCTTTCCCGGCAGCGTCTTGGGAGAAAGAAGTCTGGTGCTGTGCCGCAGGTGAGAATTATGGCGGACGCTCGCCGGGATCTGAGCGGCTCGGGTGAGAAAACGATGGACGATCCGTGACGGATGACCGGTGACGGGCGAGAAAAGGTCATCCGGTCGCATGTCAGGACGGGCGTCATCTGTTGCTTCTCTTTGACCTTTGTCCCCTGATTTTGTTCGGATGCTTGACAAGCCGGTGAGCGAGTTCAATACTCATAGCCGTGGCCTGAGAGGGAAGTTGTCCATGAGCGTCAATGCCGGAAAAGATCGGAGGTCTATTATCTGCAGGTGGGAGAGTCCGTGCATCATCGAGGCGTGGGCTGGAGAGTTGGCGAAAAATTGGCGGAAGGAAGGCCTTCGCGCCCTCAATTTTTAGAGGAGTCACGGGTGAAGCGTGGCTTCCACCCGGAAACGGTGAAAAGGGGCGCTGACTTTCCCGTCTGCGACAGTGCGCGGGCTCGTAAACCTGCGCGCCACATTTCGTTAAGGAATCGCTCATGAACGGACGTTCACCGCGAACGACGAAAAATCCGGGAGTGCCCGTTGGCGGCGGACTCGACCGGCCCGCCGGAGGCGTGCGCTCCCGGGCTATTTTCAGGGGAGGTGGACGGCAGTGGAAGAAAACCCCTTGATCTACGATTGGAATCGCGTTGGCAATGATCCTCCCGAACGACGTCGGATCGAGTTCGACGACGAGACGCTGCGCGACGGTCTGCAATCGCCCTCGGTGACGACCCCTTCGATTGAGGATCGGATTGCGATTTTGCATTTGATGGTTCGTCTGGGCATTGATTCCGCCGACATCGGGCTTCCGGGAGCCGGGCCACATGTCGTCGAAGCGGTCACGGCGCTGGCCCGAGAGATTGCCGACTCCCGGCTGCCGATTCAGCCCAACTGCGCAGCCCGCACGCTGCGCGCCGATGTCCAGCCGATCATTGACATCTCGGAGAAAGTGGGAATTCCCATCGAGTGCTGCACCTTTATCGGGTCGAGTCCCATTCGCCAGTATGCCGAGGACTGGACGCTCGACATGATGTTACGGGCGACCGAAGATGCCGTCACCTTCGCCGTGAGTCACGGTCTGCCCGTGATGTACGTGACCGAGGACACGACTCGCGCACATCCGGACACCCTGCGGAAGCTCTATCGCACGGCCATCGAGTGTGGAGCGCGTCGAATCTGCTTGGCCGATACCGTCGGACATGCCACGCCGGCAGGGGTTCGGGCGCTCGTTTCGTTCATCAAACAGGTCGTGGCCGAGACGGGCGAGGATGTCAAAATTGACTGGCATGGCCATAATGATCGCGGACTGAGCGTCATCAATACGATTGCTGCCATTGAAGCGGGCGTGGACCGCGTTCACGGAACGGCTCTGGGTATCGGCGAACGCTGCGGGAACACGCCGATGGATCAACTGCTGGTGAATCTGACGCTCATGGGGTATATTGAGCGCGATCTGTCCGGGCTCAACGAATACTGTCAAACGGTCTCCCGCGCCTGTCGCGTGCCGATTCCCTTCAATTATCCGGTCGTGGGCACCGATGCCTTCCGCACGGGGACGGGAGTCCATGCTGCCGCCGTCATCAAGGCGTACAAAAAGAACGATATCAAACTGGCCAATACCGTGTATTCCGGTGTCCCGGCGCATCTGTTCGGGCTGGAGCAAACCATCGAGATCGGCCCGATGAGCGGCAAGTCGAACGTCATTTACTGGCTGGAGAAGCGAGGCATCGAACCCACCGAGGACCGCGTCGAACGCATCTTCGCCTACGCCAAATCCTCGCCCACCATCCTCAGCGAACAGGAGGTGATGCGGCTTGTTTAATCCCGGCGGCGTCGGTGAAGGGGCTGTTCTTTGTGTCGCTGAGCAGCCTGTCGGTCCTCCTCCTCAAATACTCCGGGAGGGCGGGCCTCTGGCCTGCCAGACGCGCCCGTGGCAGGCGTGGGCTCCCCGTCATGATGTGCGTGAGCACGGGGACGAAGCTTCGGGAAAAAACATGCCCTGTGGGCGGTTCTCTGTCAGTGGTGAGGAAAACGGGCGGTGATACCCGAGCGCGCCATGATGTCTCATCCTTCGGTGAGCGCCGTGCTCGCCGAGCCCGCGGTGGTGCGGGCCTTCACCGCTCTCGATGCTCTGTCCGCGGAGACTACGCGCGAGCAGATCACCATCTGCGAGATCGCCGCTCCCCCCTTTGGCGAACAGGCGCGGGCGGAATTTTTCCGCCGTCGCTTCTGCGAGCTGGGGCTTGAGGCTGTTCATATTGATCCGGAGGGCAATGTCATCGGATTGCGACCGGGACGCCGGGATCAGAAGGTCATTGTCGTCTCGGCCCATCTGGATACGATCTTCCCGGAGACCGAGATCCGCGTGCGATCCGAGGGGGGACGCCTGTATGCTCCCGGCATCAGCGATAATGCCGTCGGGCTGGCGGGACTGCTGGCGATCATCAAAGTCCTCAATCAGGCGGAGGTCGCTACGGGAGCGACGCTCGTCTTCCTGGCTACGGTTGGTGAGGAGGGCGAAGGGAACCTCCGCGGCGTGCGCCATTTCTTTCTCGCCTCGAGCTGGCGCGAGCGGGTGGCCGCTTTCCTGGCATTGGAGGGATCGGGTATCGAGCGCATCATCTCACGGGCGCTGGGCTCCCGCCGCTACCGTCTCACCTTCCGGGGGCCCGGCGGTCACAGTTGGGGTGATTTCGGCACAAGTAACCCGATTCACGCTCTGGCGCAGGTAGCGGTTCGATTGTTGGAATATCCGTTGCCGGAGATCCCGGCAACGAGTTTGAGCATCACCCGCATCGCGGGCGGAGAAGCCATCAATGCCATTCCCCGAGAGGCTTCGATGGATCTGGACGTGCGCTCGGTATCCTCTGCCGAGTTGGAGGCCATCGAGGCGTTTCTCCATCGCCTGGTGCAAACGGTCGTCGAGCAGCAGCGACCCCGGCGGGCTTCCTCTGGCGGCCTTCGGGCTGAGATCGAACGTCGCGGCGAGCGACCGGCAGCCGAGGTGAGTCCCGACGCAGATATCGTGCGAATTGCCATCGAAGCCACTCGCGCCGTCGGAGCCCTCCCCTCGCTCGAATGCGCCTCGACCGACGCCAACATCCCCATCGCCCTGGGCATCCCCGCCCTCGCCATCGGTGTCGGTGGCAGCGCCGGAAACGTTCATACCCTCAGCGAGTGGTTCGATCCGCGGGGTCGAGAACAAGGCTTGAAACGGGCATTGCTGATGATTCTGGCGCTCGCGGGACTGGGGTGATCCTCATGTCGTGCGAACGAGAAAGGCGCGATATTTGTGTCCTGGCCAGAGGTCCTGGAGCCAACCAACGAGCACAGGCGGACGAAGAAAATCACCCTGATTTTTGAAAAAGGTCTCGCGCCGACTTTCTCCTGAGCCGACTTTCCGCTATTCTCTCGGTTGCATGAAGTGACATTTCGAGCAGGAGGAGGCCATGAAAAGGTCCCTGGTGCTTGTGATCGTGCTGGCGACGCTGGCTGGTCTTTTGGTGCTTCGCTATCTGGCCAAAAGTTCCGACCATGACGATTCTCCCTTGCGGCAGATGGAGGCCCGGCAGGATGCCAACATCACCGATATGTATGCGTTTGTGCGGGGCTCCGATTTGGTCGTCATCCTCAGTACCAATCCGAGAATCCCTCCGACAGCATCCGACTACACCTTCCCCACCGATGTGGAGTTCGCCATCAATATTGACGCGGATGCACCGCTTGCGCCCGACGGGACGCTGCTTGATAAAAGCGCCGTTCAAGAGGACGTCGTCATTCGGATTCGCTTCAAGCCCGATGGGACGGCCGAAATCAAAGGGCCGTTCTCCATGTTCTATGCCGGACTGCGCGATGATCCGTTCATTCGTGGTCCCCGCATGGGGCGCAATACGGCCTGCATCGTCGTGCAAACGCCGCTCAAAGCGATCCTCAAGGAACAAAGCACCGTGCTCATCTGGGCTACGGCCAAGGTGGATGGACTCGGCGGACCGTTCCAGGATATCTTCGGTGCTCCCTTCCTCTCGCAGTTCAATCGGAGCCTCAATGTCGTTCATCCCCGGGATCACTTTCGCGAGTTCGGGTTTGGTCCCGATGTGCTGGTGCTGGATACATCTCGACCCTCCGGGTTCCCCAACGGTCGGCTTCTGACGGACGATGTCGTGGACATGGTCAATCACATGCTGACGACCGATCCCCAGAAGATACCCATTAGCCCGAAGGACTTCACCGAGCGCATCATGAAAACGGATTGGCCGTATCCCTCGGTCAATGACCTCCCGTTTTCCCCGGACTTTCCCTATCTTGCGCCGCCCCATCGGGCTGTGAACCCTTAACGTAAACGCAACGAGTGGGTTCGATGGGCGGCAGAAGGCTATCGCGCGATCCGGGGTAGCTGTGGCCATTTTCAGGAATCGTTCGGGGAGGGCGGGCTATGCGCCCAGAAACGATGGAACCCACCACAGATAAGCACGGATGGACACGACGGGGCGGGACGATCCGTCTCCGTCTGTGGTGAATGCTGGAGGAATCATCGGCAGTGACGATTGCTGTCATCGGCGGAACCGGGAAGGAAGGGCGTGGATTGGTGCTTCGATTGGCCACGCAGGCGTCCGAGGAGGTGATCATCATCGGCTCGCGCCAACGGGAAAAAGCTCGCGCGGTCGCGGCCGAACTGAATCTCCTGGCGAAGCACGCGACCATCATCGGTCAGGAGAACCGGGACGCCGCGCGCCAGGCCGACGTGATTATTCTCACCGTCCCGTACTCGGCACATGAGCGGACGATTCGAGAGATCGCCGAAGAGATGGCGGGGAAAATCCTCGTTGATGCGACGGTGCCGCTGGATCCGACCAATCCCTGCCGGTTGAAACGGCGCTCGGAGCTATCGGCGGCCGAAGAAGCCCAGGCCCTTCTCGGCGACACGGTCAAAGTGGTCGCCGCGTTTCAAAACGTCTCGGCGCGTGCGCTGCGGGCCCTCGATGAGCCGGTTCAGTGCGATGTTCTCGTCTGTGGCGATGATGCCGAGGCCAAGGGACGGGTGATGAGACTCATCACCCGGATGGGGTTCCGCGCCCTCGATGCCGGACCTCTGGAGATGGCGCGGTTGGTCGAAGCCCTCACGCCGTTGCTCATTTCCCTCAATCTCCGTTACCGTTCGAAAACGACGGGCATTCGCATCACCGGTCTGGATCACCGGCACGACCCCTGACGTCCGCTCCGTCCCGTGATCCGAGCGGCGCTCTGGTTCTCCGTCAGCGTGTCTTCACCGATGGCTGCCGGTGTCCGAGGATCACGAACCGATGAAGAGGATCATCATCGGAGGGACATCACATCAGGCGGGGAAGACGGCGCTGGGCGAAGTGCTGGTGCGCACCCTTCGGCCAGAGCGATGGGCGGCAG
This window contains:
- the npdG gene encoding NADPH-dependent F420 reductase; its protein translation is MTIAVIGGTGKEGRGLVLRLATQASEEVIIIGSRQREKARAVAAELNLLAKHATIIGQENRDAARQADVIILTVPYSAHERTIREIAEEMAGKILVDATVPLDPTNPCRLKRRSELSAAEEAQALLGDTVKVVAAFQNVSARALRALDEPVQCDVLVCGDDAEAKGRVMRLITRMGFRALDAGPLEMARLVEALTPLLISLNLRYRSKTTGIRITGLDHRHDP
- a CDS encoding LeuA family protein; this translates as MEENPLIYDWNRVGNDPPERRRIEFDDETLRDGLQSPSVTTPSIEDRIAILHLMVRLGIDSADIGLPGAGPHVVEAVTALAREIADSRLPIQPNCAARTLRADVQPIIDISEKVGIPIECCTFIGSSPIRQYAEDWTLDMMLRATEDAVTFAVSHGLPVMYVTEDTTRAHPDTLRKLYRTAIECGARRICLADTVGHATPAGVRALVSFIKQVVAETGEDVKIDWHGHNDRGLSVINTIAAIEAGVDRVHGTALGIGERCGNTPMDQLLVNLTLMGYIERDLSGLNEYCQTVSRACRVPIPFNYPVVGTDAFRTGTGVHAAAVIKAYKKNDIKLANTVYSGVPAHLFGLEQTIEIGPMSGKSNVIYWLEKRGIEPTEDRVERIFAYAKSSPTILSEQEVMRLV
- a CDS encoding M20/M25/M40 family metallo-hydrolase, producing the protein RALAEAPDIDAVLRNDVGVAWSEGEGRKLIELIMAPALNVRGLRAGHVGPMAQNAIPTEATASIDFRLVPNQTPEGVRRRVEDHIRRQGFHIVSETPDLSLRRRHPRLVKLEWGPGYPPARTSMDAPVSQAVIRLLTDALGTPIVALPTLGGSVPMYLFLDVLKTPVIGVPIVNHDNNQHGANENLRLQNLWDGIEMFAVLLAGLGHAF
- a CDS encoding DUF4331 family protein, producing MKRSLVLVIVLATLAGLLVLRYLAKSSDHDDSPLRQMEARQDANITDMYAFVRGSDLVVILSTNPRIPPTASDYTFPTDVEFAINIDADAPLAPDGTLLDKSAVQEDVVIRIRFKPDGTAEIKGPFSMFYAGLRDDPFIRGPRMGRNTACIVVQTPLKAILKEQSTVLIWATAKVDGLGGPFQDIFGAPFLSQFNRSLNVVHPRDHFREFGFGPDVLVLDTSRPSGFPNGRLLTDDVVDMVNHMLTTDPQKIPISPKDFTERIMKTDWPYPSVNDLPFSPDFPYLAPPHRAVNP
- a CDS encoding M20/M25/M40 family metallo-hydrolase, which produces MMSHPSVSAVLAEPAVVRAFTALDALSAETTREQITICEIAAPPFGEQARAEFFRRRFCELGLEAVHIDPEGNVIGLRPGRRDQKVIVVSAHLDTIFPETEIRVRSEGGRLYAPGISDNAVGLAGLLAIIKVLNQAEVATGATLVFLATVGEEGEGNLRGVRHFFLASSWRERVAAFLALEGSGIERIISRALGSRRYRLTFRGPGGHSWGDFGTSNPIHALAQVAVRLLEYPLPEIPATSLSITRIAGGEAINAIPREASMDLDVRSVSSAELEAIEAFLHRLVQTVVEQQRPRRASSGGLRAEIERRGERPAAEVSPDADIVRIAIEATRAVGALPSLECASTDANIPIALGIPALAIGVGGSAGNVHTLSEWFDPRGREQGLKRALLMILALAGLG